One stretch of Buteo buteo chromosome Z, bButBut1.hap1.1, whole genome shotgun sequence DNA includes these proteins:
- the ERMP1 gene encoding endoplasmic reticulum metallopeptidase 1 isoform X1: MEQSTAAAAVWRLRATGGHRDRDRDPDRGHPAARDDGDTGGKKRGGRRRRQLPPQPLPEGRGAPLVLLYLLGLRALVHVSHRQLLSQPSAAGPREFSAPRARGYLDNITAIGPRTVGSPENEVLAVNYLLEQIQAIERESTDAHKISVDIQRPTGSFSIDFLGGFTSYYANITNVIVKLEPRNGAEHAVLSNCHFDSVPNTPGASDDAVSCAVMLEILNTLSKSSEPLQHAVIFLFNGAEENILQASHGFITQHEWAKSIRAFINLEAAGVGGKELVFQTGPENPWLVQAYVVAAKHPFASVVAQEIFQSGIIPADTDFRIYRDFGNVPGIDLAFIENGYIYHTEYDTSDRILTDSIQRAGDNILGVLKYLATSDKLAKSFEYRHGNVVFFDVLGLFVLAYPARVGTIMNCITAAIAFLYLSKKVLQPKTRAIHNLKKFFTAFGITLISWVCTLVTVLIVAVFISVIGRSLSWYTHFYVSVFLYGTAAAANLVLVHTLAKKFFLKNMNEQYLGDIFFDASLMIWSIALAVVTQMGLCSAFICTLWVAFPLLVKLMIHKEFSQKGATMKFVMMYMLGMFVPYLYMLYLSWTVFEMFTPIMGRSGSEILPDVVLAGFIVVITMILSSYFINFIYLVKSTKTTLITLTAVFVVTLILVCSGIFFPYSSDAANPKPKRVFLQHTSRRFHDVDGNVVKSDSGIWINGFDYNGISHITPHVPEINDTIRTACEEHAPFCGLPWILPVHFMFRKNWYLPAPEIFPRSPLHFKVLSKELMPWNSVRLSFEVSGPSHMSLYVRPHEGSVLSTWSLGDGIPVASLGGDYFVFYSHGLQATPWHFWVELTAPEKHSDGIVSLAIAAHYFFGEDQKSPQLYALLERFPNWTFSSGWSCTYDLFVF; the protein is encoded by the exons ATGGAGCAGagcacggcggcggcggctgtgTGGCGGCTCCGCGCGACCGGCGGCCACCGCGACCGGGACCGCGACCCGGACCGGGGCCACCCGGCGGCGCGGGATGACGGCGACACGGGCGGGAAGaagcggggcgggcggcggcggcggcagctgCCGCCGCAGCCGCTGCCCGAGGGGCGGGGGGCGCCGCTGGTGCTGCTGTACCTGCTGGGGCTGCGGGCGCTGGTGCACGTCTCCCACCGGCAGCTGCTGAGCCAGCcgtccgccgccgggccccgcgaGTTCAGCGCCCCCCGCGCCAG GGGGTATCTTGACAACATAACGGCAATTGGGCCCAGAACAGTTGGAAGTCCAGAAAATGAAGTTCTTGCAGTTAACTACCTCTTAGAACAAATTCAGGCAATagaaagagaaagcacagatgctcACAAGATATCTGTAGACATACAGAGGCCCACCGGCTCCTTCAGCATTGACTTTTTAGGAGGCTTTACTAGTTACTATGCAAACATAACCAATGTCATAGTGAAGCTGGAACCCCGAAATGGAGCTGAGCATGCAGTGTTATCCAATTGTCACTTTGATTCCGTACCAAATACCCCAG GTGCCAGTGATGATGCTGTTAGCTGTGCAGTGATGCTTGAAATACTCAACACACTTTCAAAATCGTCAGAGCCCCTGCAGCATGCTGTCATATTCTTATTTAATggtgcagaagaaaatattttgcag GCTAGTCATGGCTTCATTACACAACATGAGTGGGCCAAGTCAATTAGAGCCTTTATTAACCTGGAGGCAGCAGGTGTAGGAGGAAAAGaacttgtttttcaaacag GACCTGAGAATCCTTGGTTGGTACAAGCATACGTAGTTGCAGCCAAACATCCCTTTGCCTCTGTGGTGGcacaggaaatatttcagagtGGCATTATCCCAGCAGATACAGACTTCCGTATCTACAGGGACTTTGGCAATGTTCCAG GAATAGATTTGGCTTTTATTGAAAATGGTTATATTTATCATACAGAATATGACACATCAGACAGAATTTTAACAGATTCCATTCAGAGAGCAG GTGACAACATTCTAGGTGTCCTAAAATACCTAGCAACATCAGACAAGCTGGCTAAATCTTTTGAGTATCGACATGGAAATGTTGTGTTCTTTGATGTACTTGGTTTATTTGTCCTGGCTTATCCTGCTCGTGTTGGCACCATCATGAACTGTATTACAGCAgcaattgcttttctttatttaagcAAGAAAGTATTACAGCCCAAAACTAGAG CTATTCATAACctgaagaagttctttactgcaTTCGGCATAACACTGATAAGTTGGGTCTGCACGCTGGTGACAGTCCTTATAGTGGCAGTGTTCATCTCCGTCATTGGACGATCTCTTTCTTGGTACACCCATTTCtatgtttctgtgtttctgtatggcactgcagctgcagctAATCTTGTTCTTGTGCATACGCTAGCCAAGAAGTTCTTCCTCAAG AATATGAATGAGCAGTACCTGGGAGATATTTTTTTTGATGCCTCATTGATGATTTGGTCTATAGCATTGGCTGTGGTTACTCAGATGGGCCTTTGTTCAGCATTCATTTGTACATTATGGGTAGCATTTCCTTTACTTGTTAAGCTGATGATCCATAAAGAGTTCAGCCAAAAAG GTGCCACAATGAAGTTTGTCATGATGTACATGCTCGGAATGTTTGTTCCGTATCTGTATATGTTGTATCTTAGTTGGactgtatttgaaatgtttacACCTATCATGGGACGAAGTGGTTCAGAAATTCTACCAGATGTGGTGTTGGCAGGATTTATTGTGGTCATCACTATGATTCTGTCATCCTATTTT ATTAACTTCATTTACCTTGTCAAAAGTACAAAAACGACGCTAATAACTTTAACTGCTGTGTTTGTAGTCACTCTGATTCTCGTTTGTAGTGGAATCTTCTTTCCTTACAGTTCTGATGCAGCTAATCCAAAGCCTAAGCGAGTCTTTCTCCAG CACACGAGTAGAAGATTTCATGATGTAGATGGAAACGTGGTTAAAAGTGACTCTGGTATATGGATTAATGGATTTGATTATAATGGGATATCTCACATAACTCCCCATGTACCTGAAATCAACGACACCATTAGAACTGCATGTGAGGAGCACGCTCCTTTCTGTGGCCTTCCTTGGATTCTGCCAGTGCATTTCATGTTCCG gaaaaactgGTATCTTCCTGCTCCAGAAATTTTTCCAAGAAGCCCCCTTCACTTTAAAGTTCTGTCCAAGGAGCTGATGCCTTGGAACTCTGTGAGGTTAAGCTTTGAAGTATCTG GTCCAAGTCACATGTCTCTCTATGTTCGGCCACATGAAGGGTCGGTTCTGTCCACCTGGTCTCTCGGGGATGGTATACCAGTTGCTAGCTTAGGAGGAGACTATTTTGTGTTTTactcccatgggctgcaggctACACCGTGGCACTTCTGGGTAGAACTGACA GCCCCAGAAAAGCATTCTGATGGAATAGTCTCCCTCGCCATAGCAGCACATTACTTTTTTGGGGAAGATCAAAAGTCACCTCAACTTTATGCCTTACTGGAGAGGTTTCCAAACTGGACGTTTTCTTCTGGTTGGTCCTGCACTTACgacctttttgtcttttaa
- the ERMP1 gene encoding endoplasmic reticulum metallopeptidase 1 isoform X2, whose amino-acid sequence MEQSTAAAAVWRLRATGGHRDRDRDPDRGHPAARDDGDTGGKKRGGRRRRQLPPQPLPEGRGAPLVLLYLLGLRALVHVSHRQLLSQPSAAGPREFSAPRARGYLDNITAIGPRTVGSPENEVLAVNYLLEQIQAIERESTDAHKISVDIQRPTGSFSIDFLGGFTSYYANITNVIVKLEPRNGAEHAVLSNCHFDSVPNTPGASDDAVSCAVMLEILNTLSKSSEPLQHAVIFLFNGAEENILQASHGFITQHEWAKSIRAFINLEAAGVGGKELVFQTGPENPWLVQAYVVAAKHPFASVVAQEIFQSGIIPADTDFRIYRDFGNVPGDNILGVLKYLATSDKLAKSFEYRHGNVVFFDVLGLFVLAYPARVGTIMNCITAAIAFLYLSKKVLQPKTRAIHNLKKFFTAFGITLISWVCTLVTVLIVAVFISVIGRSLSWYTHFYVSVFLYGTAAAANLVLVHTLAKKFFLKNMNEQYLGDIFFDASLMIWSIALAVVTQMGLCSAFICTLWVAFPLLVKLMIHKEFSQKGATMKFVMMYMLGMFVPYLYMLYLSWTVFEMFTPIMGRSGSEILPDVVLAGFIVVITMILSSYFINFIYLVKSTKTTLITLTAVFVVTLILVCSGIFFPYSSDAANPKPKRVFLQHTSRRFHDVDGNVVKSDSGIWINGFDYNGISHITPHVPEINDTIRTACEEHAPFCGLPWILPVHFMFRKNWYLPAPEIFPRSPLHFKVLSKELMPWNSVRLSFEVSGPSHMSLYVRPHEGSVLSTWSLGDGIPVASLGGDYFVFYSHGLQATPWHFWVELTAPEKHSDGIVSLAIAAHYFFGEDQKSPQLYALLERFPNWTFSSGWSCTYDLFVF is encoded by the exons ATGGAGCAGagcacggcggcggcggctgtgTGGCGGCTCCGCGCGACCGGCGGCCACCGCGACCGGGACCGCGACCCGGACCGGGGCCACCCGGCGGCGCGGGATGACGGCGACACGGGCGGGAAGaagcggggcgggcggcggcggcggcagctgCCGCCGCAGCCGCTGCCCGAGGGGCGGGGGGCGCCGCTGGTGCTGCTGTACCTGCTGGGGCTGCGGGCGCTGGTGCACGTCTCCCACCGGCAGCTGCTGAGCCAGCcgtccgccgccgggccccgcgaGTTCAGCGCCCCCCGCGCCAG GGGGTATCTTGACAACATAACGGCAATTGGGCCCAGAACAGTTGGAAGTCCAGAAAATGAAGTTCTTGCAGTTAACTACCTCTTAGAACAAATTCAGGCAATagaaagagaaagcacagatgctcACAAGATATCTGTAGACATACAGAGGCCCACCGGCTCCTTCAGCATTGACTTTTTAGGAGGCTTTACTAGTTACTATGCAAACATAACCAATGTCATAGTGAAGCTGGAACCCCGAAATGGAGCTGAGCATGCAGTGTTATCCAATTGTCACTTTGATTCCGTACCAAATACCCCAG GTGCCAGTGATGATGCTGTTAGCTGTGCAGTGATGCTTGAAATACTCAACACACTTTCAAAATCGTCAGAGCCCCTGCAGCATGCTGTCATATTCTTATTTAATggtgcagaagaaaatattttgcag GCTAGTCATGGCTTCATTACACAACATGAGTGGGCCAAGTCAATTAGAGCCTTTATTAACCTGGAGGCAGCAGGTGTAGGAGGAAAAGaacttgtttttcaaacag GACCTGAGAATCCTTGGTTGGTACAAGCATACGTAGTTGCAGCCAAACATCCCTTTGCCTCTGTGGTGGcacaggaaatatttcagagtGGCATTATCCCAGCAGATACAGACTTCCGTATCTACAGGGACTTTGGCAATGTTCCAG GTGACAACATTCTAGGTGTCCTAAAATACCTAGCAACATCAGACAAGCTGGCTAAATCTTTTGAGTATCGACATGGAAATGTTGTGTTCTTTGATGTACTTGGTTTATTTGTCCTGGCTTATCCTGCTCGTGTTGGCACCATCATGAACTGTATTACAGCAgcaattgcttttctttatttaagcAAGAAAGTATTACAGCCCAAAACTAGAG CTATTCATAACctgaagaagttctttactgcaTTCGGCATAACACTGATAAGTTGGGTCTGCACGCTGGTGACAGTCCTTATAGTGGCAGTGTTCATCTCCGTCATTGGACGATCTCTTTCTTGGTACACCCATTTCtatgtttctgtgtttctgtatggcactgcagctgcagctAATCTTGTTCTTGTGCATACGCTAGCCAAGAAGTTCTTCCTCAAG AATATGAATGAGCAGTACCTGGGAGATATTTTTTTTGATGCCTCATTGATGATTTGGTCTATAGCATTGGCTGTGGTTACTCAGATGGGCCTTTGTTCAGCATTCATTTGTACATTATGGGTAGCATTTCCTTTACTTGTTAAGCTGATGATCCATAAAGAGTTCAGCCAAAAAG GTGCCACAATGAAGTTTGTCATGATGTACATGCTCGGAATGTTTGTTCCGTATCTGTATATGTTGTATCTTAGTTGGactgtatttgaaatgtttacACCTATCATGGGACGAAGTGGTTCAGAAATTCTACCAGATGTGGTGTTGGCAGGATTTATTGTGGTCATCACTATGATTCTGTCATCCTATTTT ATTAACTTCATTTACCTTGTCAAAAGTACAAAAACGACGCTAATAACTTTAACTGCTGTGTTTGTAGTCACTCTGATTCTCGTTTGTAGTGGAATCTTCTTTCCTTACAGTTCTGATGCAGCTAATCCAAAGCCTAAGCGAGTCTTTCTCCAG CACACGAGTAGAAGATTTCATGATGTAGATGGAAACGTGGTTAAAAGTGACTCTGGTATATGGATTAATGGATTTGATTATAATGGGATATCTCACATAACTCCCCATGTACCTGAAATCAACGACACCATTAGAACTGCATGTGAGGAGCACGCTCCTTTCTGTGGCCTTCCTTGGATTCTGCCAGTGCATTTCATGTTCCG gaaaaactgGTATCTTCCTGCTCCAGAAATTTTTCCAAGAAGCCCCCTTCACTTTAAAGTTCTGTCCAAGGAGCTGATGCCTTGGAACTCTGTGAGGTTAAGCTTTGAAGTATCTG GTCCAAGTCACATGTCTCTCTATGTTCGGCCACATGAAGGGTCGGTTCTGTCCACCTGGTCTCTCGGGGATGGTATACCAGTTGCTAGCTTAGGAGGAGACTATTTTGTGTTTTactcccatgggctgcaggctACACCGTGGCACTTCTGGGTAGAACTGACA GCCCCAGAAAAGCATTCTGATGGAATAGTCTCCCTCGCCATAGCAGCACATTACTTTTTTGGGGAAGATCAAAAGTCACCTCAACTTTATGCCTTACTGGAGAGGTTTCCAAACTGGACGTTTTCTTCTGGTTGGTCCTGCACTTACgacctttttgtcttttaa